The Aspergillus flavus chromosome 2, complete sequence region GAAACTATCAAGTTTTGCTTCAATTCCATTCTATATATCCCTTTATGTACTCATACGCCTGTTCAAAGCAACCCGTCCGAACTCCGTGAAACATGATATGCTGCAATGCTTTTAGGTTATCGGCCACTTCGACTTCGTCGCATATTATCCTTGCACTCGTTACAATACCATTTGACTGCATCGGTTAGCAAAGCTCATTGTAGATACGAATAGAGGAGCACGCCACTCACCATTCTTCCCAGGTGGTTTCGTCAACCCCACACAGGACAAGTGGAACCATTCGCGGGGACAAGCGTCGTTGTCACATGCCACCATCTCACCAAAACTGATTTCATTACAGTAACAATATCGCGGTTctccctcttcatcttcgtcatctccCTCATGGTAGgactcttcctcttctgaaACCGCCCTCTGTTGCACGACTGGCACacttccattcttcttgtGCGATCGTTTGGCCGGTGCAGCGTCCGTACTTCGTGTTGGTCGGACCCGCGGCGCGGGCTCTGAGAATGTAGGCAGGACGGGAGTCGATGTCTTGGACGATCTACCCTTCGGTGCTGGTGGGTTTGGTGCCGGAGGAGCTGGGGTTTCCCCAGGCTCAATTGATTCGGCGGGTTTTCCATCCATGTCTTCACGTTTCGTACTAACAGGTGCCAGTACCTTAGAGGCAGCTGGTTCTGTAGTCTCGTTTTCCATTTCCCGATGCGTGTCCTGGTTCGCCATGACGAATGTCTCCATCTTCGGCGTATCCTTGGGTGTTGTTTTGGCTTCGGTGGTTTTATCTGCATCGCACATGTTAGTATAATGATTTTGAATGGGTCGAAATCAAAGGGCATTGAACGAGATGTCCGGAAAACTTACTATTATTAGCCACGCGGTTCGACGCCGAAGACGATGGTCTTTGGCGTCCGTTTGCTGTTTGGGTAGAATTCTGTTGAGCGCGAGAAGACTGTGGTCGGGTCGCCGCATTAGGCCCAGGGCTTGCTGCGCTCCGCGGAACGGTGGCTGCCCCAACCAGAGGGGATGGTGCTAGAACAGGAGAATTTGCAGCAGACGCGGCAGTGTTGTTCCTACGTGATCTAGTCAGCCCATCGAAAGCTCAGGAAAGCACCAAAACAACGAAATATGAGGCATACCTCTTTCGTGCCCCAGCCGCATTCGCATTAGGTGCCCGAGACCTTTTCTTGGTAGCATCTGTGGCATCCTTTGACCCAGCACGGCCAGAagcaccagcaccacttGCAGACCGTTCCATCGCAGCCCCAGTATCCACGGTTGGCGGCCGCTCAACTTTGCGCCGTTTCGTCTGGCCTGATGCACCAGCCTGACCAGCAACTGCAGAGGCATCATTCGCAGCAGCGCCTCGTGCCTTGCCTGATTGTCCCTTACGGCCGCTGGCGCGCGCATCGTCGAAATCAGAATCGGCGTGCGTCCGACGCTGCTTACGTGCCAGAACAGCTTCACGTCTCGCTTCACTCCTCGAAGCAACTTCTGCTTCGTGAAGAGCGTGGGCTAGATCCTTATTGGATGCAGCTTCCCGGCGAGGGCGCTCGTTGGTGGTGGTCTTAACAGCATTCCTGTTTGAATATGCCCAATGTGTGAGACTACCCAAGCGTGCCTCATCACTGATCTCGCCTGCGATGAACGGAAAAATGGTATCGAGGCGAAGGAGCTGACGATCTAGCTCATCGTTGGCGTTGGAAATGACGTGGTTCTTCTCGTCCGCGGTCATCATCAGGTCTTGGAGGGTCTGCCGTACTCGACCGAGCAGATAACGCCGGTTGGAGTTCTCCTGAGGCTCGACCGCTTGCGAAGCACCCTATACATTAGACTCGCATCTTAGTATACAGTTTCTGCATGTATCTACTGCCCGCGAAAACTCTTGCATGGGCTTACCGTAGCCAGATCTTCTTGCAACACACCAGCATTGTCAGGCGCTTGGGCCAAAGGGGGATCTGCTTGTAGCTCTGATGAGGCCTTAAGTAGCTGCTGGAGGTTATCCTCAAGAGCCCACGCTTTAGCATCGACCTCTTTCAACAGGGAATTGTGACGGCGAAACTCTCGTGGGAGGGCGGTGATGGCGTCAGTGAAATGTGTGAGAGCGGGGTAGAAACCATGGGCAACAGGCGGAGTAGGAGGCGTGTCAGTCAATGAGCCATGACCATAGGCAAAGGAGGACCGTCCAAGGGTCTTAGAGGTTCTTGATGGATTTGTCCGTGTCTGGCGCACCGACTGCCGGGAGTTGACGGCCGACGATGAGACGGCGGAAGACATTGTGATGGCGTGTAAGGAACACGGCACCAAAGACCcaaatcaatcaagaaaTAGGCAATCACTGCTGACGACCCGCCAGTAACGCGATCGCTGGGGCATGGACAAGTGAGGGACGAAGCGATGAAGTCCTCCCAAGTGCGGAGAACGGCAGAATCGCTTTCCCCTTTGGGTCGGCGTCAGGTGATTGGTGCCTGTGGATAACCTAAGGCTCCCCAACACTGCTGATTAACCATAAATACCCTACATATGCTCTGACGTCATCACAACAACCCTAACTTGGTCTTCTCGTATACTTAGTTTCCACCACTACGGAATACGAATCAACACTtgtagaaaaggaaaaagtaAATTGTATATGAAATCTTTAATTTACATGCACACACAAAAGACACTTGCTAGGTATAAACAGGTCGGACCATGTAACATGTGTCAGAAATCAGAAATCTAACGTTCCAACACAAACACGACTGTAGATTAGGATGTTGTCAACAAAGGAAATCGTACAAAGGAGACCAAAGCGAGTATTCACTGCCTCATTTCTCTGAAGACAAGGCACCTAGTACAGGCTATAATATCCCTTGCTCTAAATTATCCACAAGCTTACTCACCCTTCAACCGCTCCTGGTGAACAGAGAAGGCCTCCTCGAGGAACTCCTGCTCTTCCTTGAGATGAACACCCTTGAGACCAGTGGCCACGGATGCACTGGGGGAACGACCAGCGTAGAGGACATGGCGACGGTTGTGGTGCTCGGTCTCGTTCAGCAGAGTCTCAATGCGAGGCTGGGTGTAG contains the following coding sequences:
- a CDS encoding putative PHD finger domain protein, with amino-acid sequence MSSAVSSSAVNSRQSVRQTRTNPSRTSKTLGRSSFAYGHGSLTDTPPTPPVAHGFYPALTHFTDAITALPREFRRHNSLLKEVDAKAWALEDNLQQLLKASSELQADPPLAQAPDNAGVLQEDLATGASQAVEPQENSNRRYLLGRVRQTLQDLMMTADEKNHVISNANDELDRQLLRLDTIFPFIAGEISDEARLGSLTHWAYSNRNAVKTTTNERPRREAASNKDLAHALHEAEVASRSEARREAVLARKQRRTHADSDFDDARASGRKGQSGKARGAAANDASAVAGQAGASGQTKRRKVERPPTVDTGAAMERSASGAGASGRAGSKDATDATKKRSRAPNANAAGARKRNNTAASAANSPVLAPSPLVGAATVPRSAASPGPNAATRPQSSRAQQNSTQTANGRQRPSSSASNRVANNNKTTEAKTTPKDTPKMETFVMANQDTHREMENETTEPAASKVLAPVSTKREDMDGKPAESIEPGETPAPPAPNPPAPKGRSSKTSTPVLPTFSEPAPRVRPTRSTDAAPAKRSHKKNGSVPVVQQRAVSEEEESYHEGDDEDEEGEPRYCYCNEISFGEMVACDNDACPREWFHLSCVGLTKPPGKNVASAAAAAASPSNLLLKSSYLSSPPEDPTTLLVLSFSPTTQAGTLHRAPTPGNISIRHANPTNHPTTAGNTIPGNCDSANCAATRYVVDLSEKSNVRDFPVDCAVASSSAGLELDVEIR